From Methanoculleus oceani, a single genomic window includes:
- a CDS encoding DHH family phosphoesterase gives MESLNTMRSYTIVRMPEAVQNVSKERIKYMIFGCGSTGYNVAEELEQENEDLIILDKDEKRVEDLRDQKYEALVRDLRDPDLMEGLPVPEVAFILANDRDANLAALKTVKNRYPATYVIARATDPVSVDLLQQEGADIVLYPQEVVARTAIHHIRKLHSSRLALRLYDMLAAWEGTLCIVTHLNPDPDSISSAMALSMVARHASRNKLNCRILYEGDIGHQENRAFINLLEIKMERLTPQILEECNYIALVDSSAPGANNELPKSTRVNIIIDHHKNGEHPATVADFIDIRPGVGATASIMTQYLMELDIPVSKSVATALLYGIRADTRDFKRNVTPQDLNYAAFLLPLTDSDLLDKITSPSISQETVEIIGNAIRNRRIKSGYLFSNVGYIRNRDALPQAADMLIHLEGVNTALVYGISDQNIIISARNKDIRLHLGNVMAEAFGPIGEAGGHATMAAAMIPLNYFSMAKEKEGLLDLIIDPILKRFSSIVGLDNEDKQ, from the coding sequence ATGGAATCCCTTAATACCATGAGAAGTTACACCATTGTACGCATGCCTGAGGCGGTCCAGAACGTTTCGAAAGAACGTATTAAATATATGATTTTTGGCTGCGGAAGCACCGGCTATAACGTCGCAGAGGAGCTCGAGCAGGAGAACGAAGATCTCATCATCCTCGATAAGGACGAAAAACGGGTGGAGGATCTTCGGGACCAGAAGTACGAAGCGCTCGTTCGCGACCTCCGGGACCCGGACCTCATGGAAGGGCTGCCCGTGCCGGAGGTTGCGTTCATCCTTGCGAACGACCGGGACGCCAACCTGGCCGCCCTTAAGACCGTCAAGAACCGGTACCCGGCGACCTACGTCATCGCACGCGCCACCGACCCGGTCAGCGTCGACCTCCTTCAGCAGGAAGGTGCCGACATCGTCCTCTACCCGCAGGAAGTGGTGGCCAGGACCGCCATCCACCACATCCGGAAGCTCCACTCGTCAAGGCTCGCCCTGCGGCTCTACGATATGCTTGCCGCCTGGGAGGGGACGCTCTGCATCGTCACCCATCTAAACCCCGATCCCGACTCGATCTCGAGCGCCATGGCGCTCTCGATGGTCGCCAGGCACGCGAGCCGCAACAAACTCAACTGCCGCATCCTCTACGAAGGGGACATCGGGCACCAGGAGAACCGGGCGTTCATCAACCTCCTTGAGATCAAGATGGAACGGCTCACTCCCCAGATCCTCGAAGAGTGCAACTACATCGCCCTGGTCGATTCATCCGCACCCGGCGCGAACAACGAGCTCCCCAAGTCCACCCGGGTCAACATCATCATCGACCACCACAAGAACGGCGAGCATCCGGCTACCGTCGCCGACTTCATCGATATCAGGCCGGGGGTCGGCGCCACGGCGAGCATCATGACCCAGTACCTGATGGAGCTCGATATCCCGGTGAGCAAATCGGTAGCCACCGCGCTCCTCTACGGTATCAGAGCCGATACGAGGGACTTCAAGAGGAACGTCACCCCCCAGGACCTCAACTACGCGGCGTTCCTCCTTCCCCTGACCGACTCGGACCTCCTCGACAAGATCACCTCTCCCTCCATATCGCAGGAGACGGTCGAGATCATCGGGAACGCCATCCGGAACCGGCGGATCAAGAGCGGCTACCTCTTCTCCAACGTCGGCTACATCAGGAACCGCGACGCTCTCCCGCAGGCGGCCGATATGCTGATCCACCTCGAGGGCGTGAACACGGCGCTGGTCTACGGCATCAGCGACCAGAATATCATCATTTCGGCCAGGAACAAAGACATCAGGCTTCATCTCGGGAACGTGATGGCCGAGGCTTTCGGGCCTATCGGCGAGGCGGGCGGTCATGCCACGATGGCCGCAGCGATGATACCGCTCAATTACTTCTCCATGGCTAAGGAGAAGGAGGGCCTGCTCGATCTCATCATCGACCCGATCCTGAAAAGGTTCTCCAGCATCGTCGGCCTGGACAACGAGGATAAACAATGA
- a CDS encoding 6-hydroxymethylpterin diphosphokinase MptE-like protein translates to MRFSDWEPHYTAILEYFGFEREADEAAARLLADLVDGRDDIGLLEALIRGRTVTVCGNAPSLPKELDRVEGTVLAADAAAGVLVDHGIRPDAVFTDLDGATDTFIDLSEQGTVMVVHAHGDNVPLLRHWVPRIPGPLVATTQAAPLPHVHNFGGFTDGDRAVFAADELGAASVRIVGFDLADRDVDPVKRGKLYWAGELLRLIGHDL, encoded by the coding sequence ATGAGGTTTTCAGACTGGGAACCTCACTACACTGCAATTCTTGAGTATTTCGGGTTTGAACGCGAGGCGGACGAGGCGGCCGCCCGGCTGCTTGCGGATCTTGTCGACGGCCGGGACGACATCGGGCTGCTTGAAGCGCTCATCCGGGGGAGAACGGTGACGGTCTGCGGGAACGCGCCCTCTCTCCCGAAGGAGCTCGACCGGGTCGAGGGGACGGTGCTTGCCGCCGATGCGGCAGCCGGGGTGCTCGTGGACCACGGGATCCGGCCCGACGCGGTCTTCACCGACCTCGACGGGGCGACCGACACCTTCATCGACCTCTCGGAGCAGGGGACGGTGATGGTCGTGCACGCCCACGGCGACAATGTCCCGCTCCTCCGCCACTGGGTTCCGCGTATCCCCGGCCCGCTCGTCGCCACCACCCAGGCGGCCCCCCTGCCTCACGTCCATAACTTCGGCGGGTTCACCGACGGCGACCGGGCGGTCTTTGCCGCCGACGAACTGGGGGCGGCGAGCGTCCGGATCGTCGGGTTCGACCTCGCCGACAGAGACGTCGACCCCGTCAAGCGGGGAAAACTGTACTGGGCGGGGGAGCTCCTCCGCCTGATTGGCCATGACCTCTAG
- a CDS encoding radical SAM protein gives MTSSALIIDGYVDEPACLGVAPYISPYIREVAGVLIEHGYAPRYVTIDQVRADPSLAAAPGREDLVVMIAGLTVPGAYIGGKPATLTEVQQIGILLREPTTAIGGPIAFGYASGGGKKAIRQAIAGFDVTLSGSPAVALGAWLSGGEPAGAGDYSLTDPWCVAGAGIIGEHPAFPYVMCELETATGCSRATVGGCSFCTEPFYGLPRYRSIEGIAEEVAALHAAGARHFRLGRQPDLLAYKSSGGGEFPVPRPEVLEELFSAVRASAPDLKTLHIDNINPGTIARHEDAARAALAAIVAGHTPGDTAAFGMETADPAVVAANNLKAMPDDVFRAIEIVNDVGGKRTGGVPELLPGLNFIVGLAGETAATFDANETFLQRVLDASLLVRRVNIRQLMPFEGTTAYDENTLGEHDSRFRTFKEWARTQFDEPMLRRVFPAGTILSGVVVEIPGKPSFGRQMGSYPILVGIPLELPARTVLDAVVVDWGMRSVTALPCPVEVNTLPVAALRWIPGVGKKRAATIAARRPFGSLAEFRKVVGETGIEGVMRF, from the coding sequence ATGACCTCTAGCGCTCTCATCATCGATGGCTACGTCGACGAGCCCGCGTGCCTCGGTGTTGCGCCCTACATCTCCCCCTATATCAGGGAGGTCGCCGGCGTTCTGATCGAGCACGGGTACGCTCCCCGCTACGTCACCATCGACCAGGTCCGGGCCGACCCCTCCCTCGCGGCCGCCCCCGGCAGGGAAGACCTCGTGGTGATGATCGCCGGCCTGACCGTGCCCGGTGCCTACATCGGGGGGAAGCCTGCAACCCTCACGGAGGTCCAGCAGATCGGGATCCTGCTCCGGGAGCCGACCACCGCGATCGGCGGCCCGATCGCCTTCGGCTATGCTTCCGGCGGCGGGAAGAAGGCAATCCGGCAGGCAATCGCCGGGTTCGACGTCACGCTCTCGGGGTCGCCTGCGGTCGCGCTGGGTGCCTGGCTCTCGGGTGGCGAACCCGCAGGGGCGGGCGACTACTCCCTGACCGACCCCTGGTGCGTGGCGGGCGCAGGGATCATCGGCGAGCATCCGGCGTTCCCCTATGTGATGTGCGAGCTCGAGACCGCGACCGGGTGCTCCCGGGCAACGGTTGGGGGATGCTCCTTCTGCACCGAGCCCTTCTACGGGCTGCCGCGCTACCGGAGCATCGAGGGGATCGCAGAGGAGGTGGCGGCGCTCCATGCGGCGGGTGCTCGCCATTTCAGGCTCGGCCGACAGCCGGACCTCCTTGCCTACAAAAGCAGCGGCGGCGGGGAGTTCCCCGTCCCGCGTCCGGAGGTGCTCGAGGAACTCTTCTCGGCCGTCAGGGCAAGCGCCCCTGACCTCAAAACCCTGCACATCGACAACATCAACCCGGGCACCATCGCCCGGCACGAGGATGCGGCACGGGCGGCGCTCGCGGCGATCGTGGCCGGTCACACCCCCGGCGACACCGCGGCCTTCGGTATGGAGACTGCCGATCCGGCGGTTGTCGCGGCAAACAACCTCAAGGCCATGCCGGACGACGTCTTCCGCGCGATCGAGATCGTGAACGATGTCGGCGGAAAGCGGACGGGGGGCGTTCCGGAACTCCTGCCGGGTTTAAACTTCATCGTCGGTCTCGCGGGGGAGACGGCGGCGACCTTCGACGCGAACGAGACGTTCCTCCAGAGAGTGCTCGATGCCAGTCTTCTCGTCCGGCGGGTGAACATCCGGCAGCTGATGCCGTTCGAGGGAACGACGGCATACGACGAGAACACCCTCGGGGAGCACGATTCCCGGTTCCGCACCTTCAAGGAGTGGGCCCGGACGCAGTTCGACGAGCCGATGCTCCGCCGGGTCTTCCCTGCCGGCACCATCCTTTCGGGTGTCGTCGTCGAGATCCCGGGGAAACCGTCGTTCGGGCGGCAGATGGGCTCGTACCCCATCCTGGTCGGGATCCCCCTCGAACTCCCGGCAAGGACGGTGCTCGACGCCGTCGTGGTGGACTGGGGGATGCGGTCGGTGACGGCCCTCCCCTGCCCGGTGGAGGTCAACACCCTGCCGGTGGCGGCGCTCCGGTGGATCCCCGGCGTCGGCAAGAAGAGGGCCGCAACCATCGCCGCCCGCCGGCCGTTCGGAAGCCTCGCGGAGTTCCGGAAGGTCGTGGGGGAGACGGGGATCGAAGGTGTGATGAGGTTTTAG
- a CDS encoding CBS domain-containing protein produces the protein MEASLQIGRLAGIPVKLHWSFLLVIPLFAWIIGSQILLTTELIEVLFGVPIDTTLITEGFNPYILGTVVALGLFVGVFIHEMAHSLIAKAKGIEIHSITLLILGGVSQMEETMPDPKVELPMALAGPLTSLAVGVISSALVYVFAAVDLDPGIAGVLVFTFGYLGLLNVLLFGFNLLPAFPMDGGRVLRAWLARRMPLSRATRIAADVGKGFAVLFGIVGLLLLNPILIIIAFFIYIGANQEANYLRYNILLQDVTVADAMSSPVVTVEPTTPLSRVLEMMYETKHLGFPVVDRGSLVGIIALADVHKISPAEREAMQVRDVMTRNPTTLLPSAPLIDALRIITGQDIGRIPVVADDTLVGIVTRTDVLRVMELREEV, from the coding sequence ATGGAAGCGTCGCTACAGATCGGAAGGCTGGCCGGAATCCCGGTCAAACTGCACTGGAGTTTCCTCCTGGTGATCCCCCTCTTTGCCTGGATCATCGGGAGCCAGATCCTGCTCACGACCGAGTTGATCGAGGTCCTCTTCGGTGTGCCGATCGACACGACGCTGATCACGGAGGGGTTCAACCCCTACATCCTCGGCACCGTCGTCGCGCTCGGCCTCTTTGTCGGTGTCTTCATCCACGAGATGGCCCACTCGCTCATCGCCAAGGCAAAAGGGATCGAGATCCACAGCATCACGCTCCTCATCCTCGGGGGTGTCTCCCAGATGGAGGAGACGATGCCGGACCCGAAAGTGGAACTCCCCATGGCGCTCGCGGGCCCGCTCACGAGCCTTGCAGTCGGCGTGATCTCCAGCGCCCTGGTCTACGTCTTTGCGGCAGTCGATCTGGACCCGGGCATCGCCGGCGTCCTGGTCTTCACCTTCGGCTATCTCGGTCTCTTAAACGTCCTGCTCTTCGGGTTCAACCTCCTCCCGGCGTTCCCCATGGACGGGGGGCGCGTGCTGCGGGCGTGGCTCGCCCGGCGGATGCCGCTCTCCCGGGCGACCCGGATCGCCGCAGACGTCGGGAAGGGATTTGCCGTCCTCTTCGGGATCGTCGGGCTCCTGCTCTTAAACCCCATCCTGATCATCATCGCCTTCTTCATCTACATCGGGGCGAACCAGGAGGCTAACTACCTCCGCTACAACATCCTGCTGCAGGACGTCACCGTGGCGGACGCGATGAGCAGCCCCGTCGTCACCGTGGAACCGACGACGCCTCTTTCGCGAGTGCTGGAGATGATGTACGAGACGAAGCATCTCGGCTTTCCCGTGGTGGACCGGGGATCGCTCGTCGGGATCATCGCCCTCGCCGACGTCCACAAGATATCGCCGGCCGAACGGGAAGCGATGCAGGTGCGGGACGTCATGACCCGGAACCCGACCACACTCCTGCCGTCGGCACCGCTCATCGACGCGCTGAGGATCATAACGGGCCAGGACATCGGGAGGATTCCGGTGGTCGCGGACGATACCCTGGTCGGGATCGTCACCCGGACGGACGTGCTCAGGGTGATGGAGTTGAGAGAGGAGGTGTAG
- a CDS encoding PRC-barrel domain-containing protein, whose translation MRTQITEMFGLRVYTDRAVFIGNVDDVVLDVDQKKIDALAVGELNPEIGEVKGYAGMQIPFRIVKSIGDIVIVRHIPGIFRSPAKDE comes from the coding sequence ATGAGAACACAGATCACAGAGATGTTCGGACTTCGCGTCTATACCGACAGGGCTGTCTTTATCGGGAACGTTGATGATGTCGTACTCGATGTGGACCAGAAGAAGATCGACGCCCTTGCAGTCGGCGAGCTCAACCCCGAGATCGGAGAGGTAAAGGGCTACGCAGGAATGCAGATCCCCTTCCGCATCGTAAAGAGCATAGGAGATATCGTCATCGTCCGCCATATCCCCGGGATCTTCAGATCGCCGGCAAAAGATGAGTGA
- a CDS encoding tRNA(His) guanylyltransferase Thg1 family protein produces the protein MDTRDREIFSNLTIFPPVFVRLDGRAFHRLTSTLDLKKPFDPAFCASMRAVCRYLLTGSGLSPTFAYTFSDEISLYFKTLPFSGRVEKIDSVTAAVAASVLTIELQCAEPIAFDARTIPAAGEFAVEYLTSRQNEAWRNHINAYCQSALVDEGMTTREAAAALRGMQSDAMHEMMFERGVNLAATPAWQRRGTLLYREECIKEGYNPLTGETVEATRTCIREPEETPLFSTPEGVALIRSLTGA, from the coding sequence ATGGATACCAGAGACCGTGAGATATTCTCGAATCTCACCATCTTTCCTCCTGTTTTTGTCAGGCTCGACGGGCGGGCCTTCCACCGCCTGACAAGTACGCTCGATCTTAAAAAGCCGTTCGATCCCGCCTTTTGCGCGAGCATGCGGGCGGTCTGCCGTTACCTCCTCACCGGGAGCGGCCTATCCCCCACGTTTGCCTACACCTTCTCCGACGAGATCAGCCTCTACTTTAAGACGCTGCCGTTCTCCGGGAGGGTGGAGAAGATCGACTCCGTGACCGCCGCGGTTGCGGCGAGCGTGCTGACGATCGAGCTTCAATGTGCCGAACCCATTGCGTTCGATGCCCGGACCATCCCCGCAGCAGGAGAGTTTGCGGTCGAGTACCTCACGTCAAGGCAGAACGAGGCGTGGCGGAACCACATCAACGCCTACTGCCAGAGCGCGCTGGTCGATGAGGGGATGACCACGCGGGAGGCCGCCGCCGCGCTCCGGGGAATGCAGTCCGATGCAATGCACGAGATGATGTTCGAGCGGGGCGTCAACCTGGCGGCGACGCCGGCCTGGCAGCGGCGGGGAACGCTCCTCTACCGCGAAGAGTGCATAAAAGAGGGGTATAACCCCCTGACGGGGGAGACCGTCGAGGCTACGCGAACCTGCATCCGGGAACCGGAGGAGACGCCCCTCTTCTCCACCCCGGAGGGGGTCGCCCTGATCCGGTCACTCACCGGCGCGTGA
- the ileS gene encoding isoleucine--tRNA ligase, whose protein sequence is MKEVTASYNPRDIETRVQDYWKSENTYARVQALRKDGKAFFFVDGPPYTTGHIHLGTAWNKIIKDAILRYHRMRGANVIERAGYDMHGLPIEVKVEHQLGFTSKKDIEEYGIAAFIEQCRTFAVTHMEIMSDQFRKLGVWLDFDNPYQTIDPGYIESAWWAIQRADERGLLERGHRVVNWCPRCETAIADSEVEYWDETDPSIFVKFPIVGRENEFLVIWTTTPWTLPANVAVAVNTAFTYARVRAKKDGGEEILWIADELVEPVLKMGRYQDFTVLERLSGSDLVGMEYTSPLAGQVPRQAEIRHRVVEADYVTLENTGLVHIAPGHGWDDYLVGIREGLETFCPVDAGGCFTPAAGAFADMYVRDANDVVIDALGGYLLARRTITHRYGHCWRCKTPIIYRATAQWFLKATEIRQPMLDEIAKVKWYPEWAGSARFHDFVKDSRDWCISRQRYWGIPIPIWHCEQCGGHTVIGTIAELEDRSGAKVADPHRPYVDAVTIPCSCGGEMHRVADIFDVWFDSAVASWATLGFPRQREAFDRLWPADFITEGQDQTRGWFYSQLGASTVAFGRAPYKSVLMHGFALDAEGRKMSKSTGNVVTPEEVMNQFGVDVLRFYVLWANAPWDDLKFNWDGVKTIHRALNILWNVYRFPLPYMVLDSFRPASEAGGLWDESFIRTHIADMPEEDRWIISRVNSLARTIGEDMQEYHLHRETRALAAFILEDLSRWYVQLVRPRMWLEEDSPEKRYAYETSYYVMRRLTALLAPFAPHITEEIYGNLREEGDPESVHMLDWPEADDLLIDLHLEADMEVIRSFDDAVATARQAGRRKLRWPVAETVVVTESVDVKAALEDLNDLALNRANARTVRVVTGTWDRILWQAEPVMRAIGPEFGKEGPKVKALIEQADGTVLKAAIERDGKVGLDGYEITARHVTFTEALPEGVFAASMKDAMVYVDVTLTPALEAEGYAREVIRRIQEMRRQLDLNVDDFIVAAVDVADERVASLIGEEEWQNEIAGEVRAAALTVRRTDGERPAEPFALEKDWDVEGVQMQIGISRAGE, encoded by the coding sequence GTGAAAGAAGTCACCGCCAGTTATAACCCGCGTGACATCGAAACGCGAGTCCAGGATTACTGGAAGAGCGAAAATACCTATGCACGCGTCCAGGCGCTGCGGAAGGATGGAAAAGCATTCTTTTTCGTCGACGGGCCGCCGTACACCACCGGCCACATCCACCTCGGCACCGCCTGGAACAAGATCATAAAGGACGCCATCCTCCGGTATCACCGGATGCGGGGCGCGAACGTCATCGAGCGGGCCGGTTACGACATGCACGGCCTCCCCATCGAGGTGAAGGTGGAGCACCAGCTCGGGTTCACCTCCAAGAAGGATATCGAGGAGTACGGGATCGCCGCGTTCATCGAGCAGTGCCGGACGTTTGCCGTGACGCACATGGAGATCATGAGCGACCAGTTCCGGAAGCTCGGCGTCTGGCTCGACTTCGACAACCCCTACCAGACCATTGATCCGGGCTACATCGAGTCCGCCTGGTGGGCGATCCAGCGGGCCGACGAGCGCGGGCTCCTCGAGCGCGGCCACCGGGTCGTGAACTGGTGTCCCCGGTGCGAGACGGCGATCGCCGATTCGGAAGTGGAGTACTGGGACGAGACCGACCCCTCCATATTCGTCAAGTTCCCGATCGTCGGGCGCGAGAATGAATTCCTGGTGATCTGGACGACGACGCCCTGGACGCTCCCGGCGAACGTTGCGGTGGCGGTCAACACCGCGTTCACCTACGCGCGGGTGCGGGCGAAGAAGGACGGCGGCGAAGAGATCCTCTGGATCGCCGACGAACTCGTCGAGCCCGTCCTGAAGATGGGCCGTTACCAGGATTTCACAGTCCTCGAACGACTGAGCGGGAGCGACCTGGTCGGGATGGAGTACACATCCCCGCTCGCCGGCCAGGTTCCCCGCCAGGCGGAGATCCGGCACCGGGTCGTTGAGGCCGACTACGTCACGCTCGAGAACACCGGCCTCGTCCACATCGCCCCCGGGCACGGGTGGGACGACTACCTTGTCGGCATCCGGGAAGGGCTAGAGACCTTCTGCCCTGTCGATGCAGGCGGGTGCTTCACCCCGGCGGCCGGGGCGTTTGCGGATATGTACGTCCGGGACGCAAACGATGTCGTCATCGACGCACTCGGCGGCTACCTCCTCGCCCGGCGGACGATCACCCACCGCTACGGCCACTGCTGGCGGTGCAAGACCCCCATCATCTACCGGGCGACGGCACAGTGGTTCCTGAAGGCCACCGAGATCCGCCAGCCGATGCTCGATGAGATCGCGAAGGTGAAGTGGTACCCCGAGTGGGCGGGGAGCGCCCGCTTCCATGATTTCGTCAAGGATTCCCGCGACTGGTGCATCTCCCGGCAGCGCTACTGGGGTATCCCCATCCCCATCTGGCACTGCGAGCAGTGCGGCGGACACACCGTCATCGGCACCATCGCCGAGCTCGAGGATCGGTCCGGGGCGAAGGTTGCCGATCCCCACCGCCCCTACGTGGACGCGGTCACCATACCGTGCTCGTGCGGCGGAGAGATGCACCGGGTGGCCGACATCTTCGATGTCTGGTTCGACTCGGCGGTCGCATCCTGGGCGACCCTCGGGTTCCCCCGGCAGCGTGAGGCCTTCGATCGTCTCTGGCCGGCAGACTTCATCACCGAGGGGCAGGACCAGACCCGGGGCTGGTTCTACTCCCAGCTCGGGGCGAGCACCGTGGCGTTCGGCCGCGCCCCCTACAAGAGCGTCCTGATGCACGGGTTCGCTCTCGACGCCGAAGGGCGCAAGATGAGCAAGAGCACCGGGAACGTCGTGACGCCCGAAGAGGTGATGAACCAGTTCGGCGTCGACGTCCTCCGGTTCTACGTCCTCTGGGCGAACGCACCCTGGGACGACCTGAAGTTCAACTGGGACGGCGTGAAGACCATCCACCGGGCACTCAACATCCTCTGGAACGTCTACCGGTTCCCGCTCCCGTACATGGTCCTCGATTCGTTCAGGCCGGCATCGGAGGCCGGAGGCCTCTGGGACGAATCGTTCATCCGGACCCATATCGCCGATATGCCGGAAGAGGACCGCTGGATCATCTCCCGGGTAAACTCGCTCGCCCGGACGATCGGGGAGGACATGCAGGAGTACCACCTTCACCGGGAGACGCGGGCGCTCGCCGCCTTCATCCTCGAGGACCTCTCCCGCTGGTACGTGCAGCTCGTCCGGCCCCGGATGTGGCTCGAAGAGGATTCGCCGGAGAAGCGGTACGCCTACGAGACTTCCTACTACGTCATGCGCCGCCTGACAGCGCTCCTCGCGCCGTTTGCCCCCCACATCACCGAGGAGATCTACGGCAACCTCCGCGAGGAAGGAGACCCGGAGAGCGTCCATATGCTCGACTGGCCCGAGGCGGACGACCTCCTGATCGATCTGCATCTGGAAGCCGACATGGAGGTCATCCGGTCGTTCGACGATGCGGTCGCCACCGCCCGGCAGGCCGGGAGGCGGAAACTCCGCTGGCCGGTTGCGGAGACTGTGGTCGTCACCGAAAGCGTTGACGTGAAGGCAGCTCTCGAAGACCTCAACGACCTCGCCCTGAACCGGGCGAATGCCCGTACGGTCAGGGTCGTTACCGGGACATGGGACAGGATTCTCTGGCAGGCCGAGCCGGTGATGCGGGCTATCGGCCCGGAGTTCGGCAAGGAGGGGCCGAAGGTCAAAGCGCTGATCGAACAGGCGGACGGCACCGTCCTGAAGGCCGCCATCGAGCGGGACGGAAAGGTCGGACTCGACGGCTACGAGATCACCGCGCGCCACGTCACCTTCACCGAAGCCCTCCCCGAAGGTGTCTTTGCCGCCTCCATGAAGGACGCAATGGTCTACGTGGACGTCACCCTTACCCCGGCGCTGGAGGCCGAGGGCTATGCACGCGAAGTGATCCGGCGGATCCAGGAGATGCGCCGCCAGCTGGACCTGAACGTCGACGATTTCATCGTCGCGGCGGTGGATGTCGCCGATGAGCGGGTGGCCTCGCTCATCGGGGAAGAGGAGTGGCAGAACGAGATCGCCGGCGAGGTGCGGGCGGCAGCCCTCACCGTCCGCCGCACCGACGGAGAGAGGCCGGCGGAACCCTTTGCGCTCGAGAAGGACTGGGACGTGGAAGGCGTGCAGATGCAGATCGGCATCTCACGCGCCGGTGAGTGA
- a CDS encoding TIGR00725 family protein, producing MQIAVIGRGNCSGEEYEAAETIGYLIAGNRETVCCGGLGGVMEAVCRGAKEAGGTTVGILPDTGDGNAYLDVVVRTGMGHARNVVLVNSADAVIAVGGGYGTLSEIAVSLKTGKPVFGLLTWKIEGVMACATPEEAVILAVRAARLSRPSRSPRDPGESA from the coding sequence ATGCAGATCGCAGTCATCGGGAGAGGGAACTGCTCCGGGGAAGAGTACGAAGCGGCGGAGACCATCGGCTACCTCATCGCCGGCAACCGCGAGACCGTCTGCTGCGGTGGCCTCGGGGGGGTGATGGAGGCCGTCTGCAGGGGCGCAAAAGAGGCCGGCGGAACGACCGTCGGCATTCTCCCGGACACCGGGGACGGGAACGCCTACCTCGACGTGGTGGTCCGCACCGGGATGGGCCACGCGAGGAACGTCGTCCTCGTCAACTCGGCGGACGCGGTGATCGCCGTCGGGGGAGGCTACGGCACGCTCTCGGAGATCGCAGTCAGCCTCAAGACGGGCAAACCGGTGTTCGGTCTCCTGACCTGGAAGATAGAGGGGGTGATGGCCTGCGCGACGCCCGAGGAGGCGGTCATCCTTGCAGTTCGCGCAGCACGCCTGTCTCGCCCGTCTCGTAGCCCCCGAGATCCCGGAGAATCTGCCTGA